One window from the genome of Rufibacter tibetensis encodes:
- a CDS encoding cell division protein ZapA — MSELSIRIKIADREYPMRVNEDEEERLRQAGKYLNERLRMFREEFGIHDKQDLLAMIALETAADKIKTEDAAVETQLSLEEKLSSLNQLLSSLQLG; from the coding sequence ATGAGTGAGTTATCTATAAGAATCAAGATAGCCGACCGCGAATATCCAATGCGGGTAAACGAGGACGAGGAAGAAAGGCTGCGGCAAGCCGGAAAATACCTGAACGAGCGCCTGAGAATGTTCAGGGAAGAGTTCGGGATTCATGACAAGCAGGATCTGCTGGCCATGATTGCGCTGGAAACCGCTGCTGACAAGATAAAAACGGAAGACGCCGCCGTAGAAACCCAACTATCGTTGGAAGAAAAACTTTCTTCTTTAAACCAATTGCTCTCTTCTCTGCAGCTCGGATAA
- the rny gene encoding ribonuclease Y, with protein sequence MTIYIILAAVVGAGIGFYVGRVLLLKLFKEQEEQATERAKLIIREAEVKAETQKKDKMLEAKEHFLKLKVEHEEESNRKKNIILQNENKVKQREQQVTKQLEDLKRKEQENDVLKDKLNQQLEGFNKRKEDLEAQFRDKQAKVEQDHHEILSRLERIANLSAEEAREQLVENLKSEASTRASSYIKDIVAEAKLTATKEAKKVVIETIQRTAAEHAIENCVSIFNIESDDIKGKIIGREGRNIRALEAATGVEIIVDDTPEAIIISGFDPVRREIARLSLHRLVADGRIHPARIEEVVSKTKKSIEDEIVEIGERTAIDLGIHGLHPELIKMVGRMRFRSSYGQNLLQHSREVANLCATMAAELGLNVKHAKRAGLLHDIGKVTTEEPELPHAIIGMQLAQQYKEHPDVCNAIGAHHDEIEMTAMISPIIQSCDAISGSRPGARREIMESYIKRLKELEETAHSFEGVNQCYAIQAGRELRVMVDADNVTDERASQLSFDISQKIEKEMQYPGQIKITVIREMRSVSYAK encoded by the coding sequence ATGACTATTTATATCATTTTAGCTGCGGTAGTAGGCGCCGGAATAGGCTTCTACGTGGGCCGTGTGCTTCTCCTGAAGCTCTTCAAAGAGCAGGAAGAACAGGCAACAGAACGTGCCAAACTCATCATCCGTGAGGCGGAGGTTAAGGCTGAAACCCAGAAAAAGGACAAGATGCTGGAAGCCAAGGAGCATTTCCTGAAGCTGAAGGTAGAGCATGAGGAAGAATCCAACCGCAAGAAAAACATCATTCTCCAGAACGAGAACAAGGTAAAGCAGCGTGAGCAGCAGGTAACCAAGCAACTGGAAGATTTAAAGCGGAAAGAGCAGGAGAATGATGTTCTCAAAGACAAACTGAACCAGCAACTGGAAGGCTTTAACAAGCGCAAAGAAGACTTGGAGGCCCAGTTCCGCGATAAGCAAGCCAAAGTAGAGCAAGATCACCACGAAATCCTGAGCCGTTTGGAGCGTATCGCTAACCTGAGCGCCGAGGAAGCCCGCGAGCAATTGGTAGAGAACCTCAAGTCTGAAGCCTCTACCCGCGCCTCTTCTTACATCAAAGACATTGTGGCCGAGGCCAAACTCACCGCTACCAAAGAAGCCAAGAAGGTAGTGATTGAGACCATCCAGCGCACTGCCGCTGAGCACGCCATTGAGAACTGCGTGTCTATCTTCAACATTGAGTCTGACGATATCAAAGGCAAGATCATCGGTCGTGAAGGACGTAACATCCGTGCTCTGGAAGCTGCCACTGGCGTAGAGATCATCGTAGACGACACTCCTGAAGCCATCATTATTTCTGGTTTTGACCCGGTTCGCCGCGAGATTGCCCGTCTTTCTTTGCACCGCCTGGTAGCCGATGGTCGTATTCACCCGGCCCGTATTGAGGAAGTGGTGTCTAAGACGAAGAAAAGCATTGAAGACGAGATTGTAGAAATTGGTGAGCGTACCGCCATTGATTTAGGAATCCATGGTTTGCACCCTGAGTTGATCAAGATGGTAGGCCGCATGCGCTTTAGATCATCTTACGGTCAGAACCTGCTGCAACACTCCCGTGAGGTAGCCAACCTTTGCGCCACTATGGCCGCTGAACTTGGCTTGAACGTGAAGCACGCCAAACGTGCCGGTCTGCTCCACGACATCGGGAAAGTTACCACTGAGGAACCAGAATTGCCGCACGCCATTATTGGTATGCAGTTGGCCCAGCAGTACAAAGAGCACCCAGACGTATGCAACGCCATCGGTGCTCACCACGACGAGATTGAGATGACGGCCATGATTTCTCCCATCATCCAGTCATGTGATGCTATCTCCGGCTCCCGCCCTGGTGCCCGTCGCGAGATCATGGAGTCGTACATCAAGCGTTTGAAAGAACTGGAAGAAACTGCCCACTCATTTGAAGGCGTAAATCAGTGTTATGCCATCCAGGCAGGCCGTGAGCTTCGTGTCATGGTAGACGCTGACAACGTAACCGATGAGCGCGCTTCACAGCTTTCCTTCGATATCTCTCAGAAGATTGAAAAAGAGATGCAATACCCTGGCCAGATCAAAATCACAGTTATCCGGGAAATGCGTTCTGTGTCTTACGCGAAGTAG